aTTCGCACTTAGAGCACGccgcttcaagggggaatcatgacaacAGGAAGAAAAGACTAGAGGAAGGCGTGTCTCTGGACGGAAATAATAGAGAACATCCAACTAAGGCAGTATTTAGAAAATGGTGGGAACATGGAAGAGGAAATATAAAAAGTATAGGATGGGTAGCAGAGGAAATGGTGAAATCTatgaaatagataaaatattcaTACAGTCCCAATGTCTGCAATCCACCCCTTGGATGTTTGTAATGCCTATAGTAGACCTTAATTAGTAGAAGAAGTAAAGAAACAGAATAATGACCCAATAAAAGTATGAGTTCATCAATATATTCACCAGACATACTATGATGTGACACAAATTTATACAGATGGTTCAAAGGATCCAGAAACTAATAAAACAGGAATAGCAGTATTTGTACCACAACATGAAATAGTTATCACGAAAAGAACCCCAGATATTTTATCTGTACTTACAGCAGAGCCGGTAGATGTTGTTATGACCCTCCAGTGGGTagaggaaaaacaaataaagaaagcagTAATATGCTCAGATTCATTGGCAGAATTAAAGAGCATTCAGTACGGCCAATCAAAGTGTAGACAAGATCTTATTCTTCAAATAATGCAGACCATATGTAGATTTAAAGATCAGGGCACTGCTGTTTCATTTATCTGCATCCCAGCTTATGTTGGAGTAGAAGGAAATGAGGTCGCAATTAAGAATGCTAAGAGTGCATTGAAGATGAATAATATAAGAATTGACATAAAAATCAGCAAAACTGAAGCAAAGACAATTATTAGAAAAGCTCTAATAGAAGCATGGCAAAACCAGTGGGATATGGAGGAGATTCAAATGGATATAAAATTCAAAGGGAATTAGGAATACCAAATAATGATACTGGATttagaagaagagaagaagccATAATAACAAGACTCAGAATAGGACATACAGCATTGAGTGGAAAtctgcataaaataaaaaaaaaagaaaacatcctAATGGATTATGTAGGCACTgtggaatgaatgaaaatgttaaacatgttttattgCAGTGTTCAGCATACATCAGAGAACAGAAGGAGAAAAGATTAAGACTTTAGAACATCTACTGAGTAAACAACAAGGGgataaaaatattagaatagCTTTGATAAGATTTCTAAAAGAAACGGGAAATTATACAAGAATATAGGATGTTTAATAGGATGTTTAAAAAccttaaataaaaaagtttttttggtttgtttcccCCCGTTTTTGACGCATCGCACTCCAGtgcagtaggtggcggtaatgcaccaaGAGCTGGTTGCCAAACGCTAATAAACATTACAAGaagaagagggagaggaagagaagaagaagaagaagaagaagtagtagtagtagtagtagtagtagtagtagtaggaggaggaggcgtgGTTTGTGCTTCACACAGAGAAGCCCAAAGTACAGAGTTGTAGTCAGAAAGATATTTCTCCGTGTTTTATACAGACTCTGTTATAAACATGGCTGAAGACATGATGTTGTACTGGGGCTCGGGATCTCCTCCATGCTGGAGAGTTCAGATCGCTCTGGAGGAGAAGAACCTGCAGGGATATCAGCACAAACTTCTCTCTTTCGATAagaaagagcacaagtgtgagGAGGTGATGAAGCTGAACCCGAGAGGACAGGTGCATATTACACCGACCAGAAGTTTCTCACTGCATCCGGAGGTCCTCGTTTATAACTCATAAACTActgcttatttgtttgtttgtttgtttagcttCCCACTTTTAAACACGGAGACGTGGTGGTGAATGAGTCCCTGGCGGCCTGCATGTACCTGGAGGTAAGGAGGGGGAGGGGAACAGTGTCCCAGCGCCTTTCAGGGAAAGTGGCCAATGTCTGTCGCCATGTGACGTCACGGACTAATTTACATACAGATGGACGTTTTTCTGAACACAGAGTAGTTATAATCAGAATAGAGAACAAAAGATTATACGTTATTTCTTATAGGAAGAAGTCAACACTACACATCTTGTTTGTCTGtgaatatataatattgatattatgATAAATTCTcaattttctgaaatgttttgcaCTTGTACAGATTTTAAAACGTTTtaagtgactacgtttacacggacagcagtaatgtaattattgaccttaatctgagtaagataatattgtgattaaggtgtttacatgagtcgcttttagaatactcctgtcatgttcctgttttacatgttttagaacataattagattaacagcccgcgtcattacgtcactgcgccacgccatccgacgtccctccagaatttcacgtatcaacatacagttcgtcttcgttatgggaccgtatacagttttggatgtttttatttcatttttttttacgaacgctttaagtgcagttaattatttgtcatgctgtacgtgctaatagacgactgcttgaagccgtgggctgcgtcccaaaccacgtacttaccgtctatatagtagccgagatacatgtattttacccactacaggcctatagtagggaagtacgcggtttgggacgcagccgaactctcttgttcgccataaaatgttgagcactgccgtgtgtgatcgtgtcctgtcgcaaaatgcggtgaaaacacatgatgctaatagtgtgattaaggtgtttacatgtctgtaatacacgtccataatgcgactaaaacaggagtactccacatgtcttaattcgattagagcttaattcgagtatgaccttaattagattaaagtaagcaaaaatggctgtttacatgctagtttcttaatcaaagtgtggtcttaatctgattaagagtggattggtgactacgtttacatggacagcaataatctaattattgaccttaatctgagtaaggtaataatgtgattaaggtgtgtacatgagtcgcttttagaatactcctgtcatgttcccgttttacatgttttagaacataattagattaacagcccgcgtcattacgtcaccgcgccacgtagtccgacgtccctccagaatttcacgtatcaacatacagttcgtcttcgttatgggaccgtatacagttttggatgttttcatttaaattttttacgaacgcttcaagtgcggttaattattagtcatgctatacgtgcaaatagacgactgcttgaagccgtgggctgcgtctcaaatcgcatacttacctactgtatagtagccgagatgcatgtatttttcccctctaccggcctatagtaggcaagtatgcagtttgggacacagccgaactctcttgttcgccgtaaagcgtaaaactgccgtgtgtgatcgtgtcctgtcgcaaaatgcggtgaaaatgctcacacgacgttcataatgtgattaaggtgtttacatgtctgtaatgcacgtccataatacgattaaaacaggagtactccacacgtcttaattcgattagagcttaattagattatgaccataattagattaaggttgctgtttacatggtagtttcttaatcaaagtatggtcttaattagattaagagtggattattgttgtccatgtaaacgcagtcagtgttgtccatgtaaatgcactggctgttatataaaataatgtaaattaatttattttgggAAATCATTAGCAAAACTTTATATTATGAAACACTGTGTATCATAGCACTGTATTCAGAactatatatgatatatttttgtttgttatttacgATACGATATTCATATTGCTCAGCCCTAGTATCTATCTAACATAGTAAAcagccttttgtgtgtgtgtgtgtgtgtgtgtgtgtgtgtgtgtgtgtgtagaaccaGTTTAAGTCTCAGGGTACTCAGCTGATGCCGGATGATATGAAGGAGCAGGCGCTCGTGTTGCAGCGTGTGTTTGAGTCCTGCACACTGCAGCAGAAGATGTGTATGTatactaatataataataatatataatatagctGTGCTGTTGttataataaatcattaatttataattaattGTATAGCATGAAGCTAATTAAATATTTTCCTCACTAAAAATAGCTCCAAGTTCTTTATAAATTGTTCAGTTTTCTGAAAGAAAAGTCCTCTAAGATTTTTTTGCACAATACATCACTGCAGCGTTTTTCTTTAAGAAACATTGCTGAGTGCGTATTTTAATTTGTGGATGAAAgtaaaagtgcaaaagttttttttttagcttgatttgtctgatgatgtttttgtgcagcgttataaataaataaacagcgttcAAAAACGTTGTGGTCGATTTTAGAGCAGTTCCTGTTTTGAACACTGGGTGTCGCTGTAAAGTAAAACGGAATCAAACTCCGCTTCGTTTCCCTGCAGAATTCTGCGGTGTTTGTTTTGACTTGAGTGCTAATGTGCAGGTGGAATGACCTCAAAAAACACCTTCATGTTTGGAGCTAACTGTGCTGAGTGCTGTTTACCTCAGAACAGTGAAGTGTATAGTCATTTATAGATTTAATAAGtgaatgtctgtatgttgatagATCAGAAGCTAATacgtttatatacagtataactcgtTTAAAGGGAAGAAGTGCTTCTGAGCGGCCATGCCGTAAACTTGTTTGCCGTGTTTGAGGTGAAGTTGTACCTGGTAATtccggtaaaatccactatcgctTGACCtgtaatgaagtgtgtgtgatgctgatTGTGCAGATGAGGGTCTGTTCTACAATCATTATATCCCTGAACCCGAGAGACACGAATCAGCTCTGAAGAGAAACCTAGAGAACCTGAAGACTGAACTCAAACTGTGGGAGGGTTACCTAcagaaggtacacacacacacacacacacacacacacacacacactgtgactctctctcatctctctctctctctctctctctctctctctctctctctctctctgtagatgGGTAAAGGATCGTTCCTGGCTGGGAGAAACTTCTCCATGGCTGATGTCATTTTCTTCCCTGTCTTTGCTTTCCTCCCACGGtttgggtaagtgtgtgtgtgtgtgtgtgtgtgtgtgtgtgtgtgtgtgtgtgtgtggacacttGATAACAGATATCTCTCACTACTCAGGTGTTGCTGTGTTTAAGACACAGCTGCTCACGTaggcagtgtgtgtatgcatttgtATATTCCTGTATAAAGTACAGTATGATGTTTATTGGCGTGTGCAGGTTGAGTAAGGAGCGCTATCCTAACCTGATGGAGTATTACGAGAGGGTGAAGGAGCGTCCGAGTATTAAATCCACGTGGCCTCCTCACTGGCTGGAGAAGGCTACAGGAGAGGAGACACTCAAAGACCTGTGAGGACACAAGGACACGTGGTCAGGGGATTTGGAACACGGTCGCTCACTAACGCCTGcagtgatctctctctctctctctctctctctctctctcttacatatACAACCTGAGTCAAATTTAACCTTCACGTTATCTGTAcgattacattttattctttcattGTAACTCTTCTTTAAAACTGACTGAAAAAATAACTGAATCTTTGATCTGATCTCAAGACATTCAGCACTTTTCATTTTGATTCTCACTATTTTTctaattaaatgtataaaatgtataacaaTGAACATTTCAGCATtagaacaataaaaatgaaaaaggtcATGTTCTGTGTGTCTTCTTTAGCTTTACACCGTATCTGCGAGGCTAATGTAGTGTAATGGAGGATTGTAGCCAGCAGTTTAGcatcatgtacagtataaaggTTTACAGAATAATCAGACTCCATTAAAGTCCAGTCATATGGCCacttgagagaaaccagagcTCCTCTGTGAATTCCTAATTTCATTCTCAcctcattaatatttaatgatCATTGTACACCATCgatcatctgtctgtctctctctctctctctctctctctctctctctctctctctctctctctctccctccctcagagaTCAGATAATTAACCTGCTGTCACTGTGTCATTCACTAATGTGACCAAAGCTGTACAttgttttcatatatttattctAATACGATGTTACAGGTATATTTTGGTTGTATTTAGGTGTAAAGTCACAGACTTTTTCCTCAGAAGAAAATTCAACTATATGCCTTTAGCTCAGGAGAAATGAAAGAGAAACTGCAGAATTATTGGTGAAAATTAAACTACTTGAAATGTTTAAGCATTATatgttgttgctgttgctgctatagaggtgccaatatttctgcacttgactAGTTAACTAACTAACATTAACGTTAATGATTAAATTAAATGGGGAGAAGCTTCCAACCAGGAAGTGCAATTGGAAGCGCCGCCTCctacattatattacatgttaagtgtgtgtgtgtgtgtgtgtgtgtgtgtgtatgtgtgtgagagagatcgATCTCTTCTCTGACACCCTACACCTGtgatattaataatgaataaagtgGAGCTGCAGGACGTAAAGTGTTCAGATGTGAGTTCAGCTGAGCTCAGGTTTGTTTTCAGGTGTGTTACAGTTGGGTTTCAGGACTTCAGGTGTATTATAGTAACAGCAGCATGTCCAAGAGAAGATGGGTCGAATTAAAGATCTGCCAGACCATCAGCTGCTCAGCTCCCACCagacgctcacacacacacactccaccaaGTAGCACTGCTGCAGGTATGTACatattaataacacacacacacaataacatcaTGCAAACTGAAGTCATGAAGCAGaattagaaaagaaaacattccgACTGCTGCAAACAATATTAACGAGTAGAAATGTACTGGTTTTAGTGGATGTAGCTGAATTTCTAATGGTTTTATTGGGATAATCATTTGGTTTTGcccatttatcatttattaaagaatataacTTTTTgcaaaaaagtttatttaaaaataactttttgcacttaatgttgtggaaaatgagtgaaataagtgagttcctgttgtcacttacattataggAGCTATAAGTATATAGCaatataaacagtcgttccctcaccagcctctctttattctttctattctctctctattttctctctctttattctctctctattttctctctctttattctctattttccctctctttattctctctct
The genomic region above belongs to Ictalurus punctatus breed USDA103 chromosome 14, Coco_2.0, whole genome shotgun sequence and contains:
- the gstr gene encoding glutathione S-transferase rho codes for the protein MAEDMMLYWGSGSPPCWRVQIALEEKNLQGYQHKLLSFDKKEHKCEEVMKLNPRGQLPTFKHGDVVVNESLAACMYLENQFKSQGTQLMPDDMKEQALVLQRVFESCTLQQKMYEGLFYNHYIPEPERHESALKRNLENLKTELKLWEGYLQKMGKGSFLAGRNFSMADVIFFPVFAFLPRFGLSKERYPNLMEYYERVKERPSIKSTWPPHWLEKATGEETLKDL